The Tatumella ptyseos genome segment CAGGGGTAGCAATAAATCCCATTACGGAACTGGTGTTAAGTATACGCGAATGACCATTCGCTTTAAGCAGCGGCAACAAACCAAGGGTCAGCTGATGGACCCCAAAAAAGTTGGTTGAGAACTGACGTTCCATTTGTTGCCGGCTAATCGACGTTAACGGACCATATTGGCCGTAACCTGCATTATTAAACAGGGCAAAGAGTCTCCCATCCGTCAATGCTTTGACACTCTCGATGGCCTGTTCAACAGAGGAAGGATCATCCATATCAATCTGTAATGGCGTTAACCCCAACGCTTCTAGTCGAGACAAATCATCAGGTTTACGACATCCGGCAATAACACGGTAACCACGCTGATGGAGGTCGAGGGCGCTAATTAGCCCGATGCCGCTTGAGCAGCCAGTAATAAGGATATTTTTTTGCACGGGTCTATGGCTCATGAGGATGATAATCCTGCTACGCTAGCATAGAGGAAGGGCTAAGTGCTAGTTATGCTGGGGGGATCCCCCCAGCAAGGGTAACTATTGTTTTTTCGCCCATGCTAGCGCTGGGGCATACTCGGCGGGTAGCAAGCTAGCAAGTTGGGATAAGCTCTGTTGCAAGGCAGGCGCTTGTGCACTACTGAGAGTTAAGTGGCCGACTTTACGGCCCGCACGAACCTCTTTATCGTACCAATGTAAATGGATAAGAGGATCGACTAACCAACGATAATTGAGCTCACAACCAATGAGGTTGATCATTACCGCAGTCGACTCGACCACGGGACGCGGTAGTGGTAATCCACAGATGGCACGAAGATGCAGTTCAAATTGACTAATTGACGCACCATTTTGCGTCCAGTGGCCACTATTATGAACACGCGGAGCTAATTCGTTAATCAATAATCCATCAGGTGTGACAAAGCATTCCATCGCCATTACGCCGACATAGTTTAATTCTGTCAGGATAGCGGTCAGCATCGCCTCTGCTTGATGTTGATGAGCAGGGCTAGGCTGTGGGTGAGCGACGCTGGCAAAAAGAATCCCCTGCTGATGCAGATTATGCGTCACGGGATAAAATACAATTTCTCCCGCGGCGTTTCTCGCCCCGACCAGTGAAAGTTCCCCAGTGAAATTGATCGCTTGTTCAACAATGCAT includes the following:
- a CDS encoding SDR family oxidoreductase; this encodes MQKNILITGCSSGIGLISALDLHQRGYRVIAGCRKPDDLSRLEALGLTPLQIDMDDPSSVEQAIESVKALTDGRLFALFNNAGYGQYGPLTSISRQQMERQFSTNFFGVHQLTLGLLPLLKANGHSRILNTSSVMGFIATPGRGAYAASKYALEAWSDTLRMELSEHSITVSLLEPGPITTAFSSNVQQGDHANPVENPGIAARFALPPEALLPKIRHALESRYPLRRYPVTLVTYAMAIAKRLLPSCLMDRILNNRSKKS
- the purK gene encoding 5-(carboxyamino)imidazole ribonucleotide synthase, coding for MKSVCVLGNGQLGRMLRQAGEPLGIAVYPVGIDANPNELPIKQSIITAEIERWPETPLTRELALHDAFINRDIFPRLADRLPQKQLLDQLGLATAPWQLLSSAEQWPTIFAAYGELAIIKRRTGGYDGRGQWRLTYQTTQELPKECYGECIVEQAINFTGELSLVGARNAAGEIVFYPVTHNLHQQGILFASVAHPQPSPAHQHQAEAMLTAILTELNYVGVMAMECFVTPDGLLINELAPRVHNSGHWTQNGASISQFELHLRAICGLPLPRPVVESTAVMINLIGCELNYRWLVDPLIHLHWYDKEVRAGRKVGHLTLSSAQAPALQQSLSQLASLLPAEYAPALAWAKKQ